The following proteins are encoded in a genomic region of Sulfurovum indicum:
- a CDS encoding nucleotidyltransferase family protein, with the protein MKAMILAAGKGTRVQPLTNTTPKPMLPILDVPVMELIIKKLKADGFNEIVINTSYLSEEIENYFKDGSQFGVSIRYSFEGEIIDGVRHGNAIGSAAGMRKIQNEKAFFDDTFLVICGDAIIDADLSKAVKMHKQHGGISSMLLKEVPMESVDKYGVVELDDSDRVVSFQEKPKIEEARSNLVNTGIYIFEPEIFSHIPAEGNYDIGGELFPKLVSSDTPIYGINLPFQWIDIGTIEDYYRANLMALKNEINQIEFSKAGLIVNYDAVSSEEMPHTPLIQDIPQVNESHYSRRMKYAG; encoded by the coding sequence ATGAAAGCAATGATTTTAGCAGCAGGAAAAGGAACAAGAGTACAGCCTTTAACAAATACGACACCAAAGCCGATGCTACCCATCCTGGACGTACCGGTCATGGAACTGATCATCAAAAAACTGAAAGCTGACGGATTCAATGAGATCGTTATCAACACAAGCTACCTCTCAGAAGAGATAGAGAACTACTTCAAAGACGGTTCACAGTTTGGCGTCTCCATCCGTTACTCATTCGAAGGAGAGATCATTGACGGAGTACGTCACGGAAATGCCATCGGTTCTGCAGCAGGCATGAGAAAGATCCAGAATGAGAAAGCATTTTTCGATGATACATTCCTTGTCATTTGCGGAGATGCGATCATAGATGCGGACCTTTCCAAAGCCGTCAAGATGCACAAACAGCATGGAGGTATCTCTTCCATGCTTCTGAAAGAAGTACCAATGGAGAGTGTTGACAAGTACGGTGTAGTAGAGCTTGATGATTCAGACAGGGTCGTATCGTTTCAGGAGAAACCGAAAATCGAAGAGGCACGTTCAAATCTTGTAAATACAGGTATTTATATCTTTGAACCTGAGATATTCTCCCATATTCCTGCAGAGGGGAACTATGACATCGGCGGAGAACTGTTTCCAAAACTTGTCAGCAGTGATACCCCGATATACGGGATCAACCTTCCTTTCCAGTGGATAGATATCGGTACAATAGAGGACTACTACCGTGCAAATCTGATGGCACTGAAGAATGAGATCAACCAGATCGAATTTTCCAAAGCAGGGCTTATCGTCAATTACGATGCTGTATCTTCTGAAGAGATGCCTCATACACCTCTCATTCAGGATATACCGCAGGTCAATGAAAGTCACTACAGCAGAAGAATGAAATATGCAGGATAG
- a CDS encoding MATE family efflux transporter — MIKIVVSLFLVRIMFMGMQQEDYGFWALMWSIFGYAVLLEFGLGVTIQKKSAELMEHNRIHQLSKLFSTYLAVYFIIAVMIALSTIVLSFNIESLFVLSDTEKVHEYMLALLVFGLGSAAAFSLGFSAEILVGLHLLKARNLVNTLFVILNAVLLWQCVVWDQPLHIFAAVAVATQFLNNLLFLFVAKHHVRELKFSWKLIDFGDVRRSMQFSLSAYLIMFSNIIIFRTDQIIISAVAGVTFVGLYQIAARVAELFRQFATQFHESLGTKAAMLNARSDKEALSSLLMHSNKIVSAVATALFIPMFLFIEELLMLWLHINDAQTILVARILLVSMYVLVVFRSSMVQVLLMNNKHIELMKIGLLEATVNVILSIILVKQYGMVGAAIGTLLPNVILALFYNIPATLKYSGVNIGEYLRGYLFPFAAVFAGTLYLGYLLKGLIVPDAIIKLGFDAVLVMLVFSLVYGIFTFPKEAELLYKKIRRA, encoded by the coding sequence ATGATCAAGATCGTTGTATCTTTGTTCCTTGTACGTATTATGTTTATGGGGATGCAGCAGGAGGATTATGGCTTCTGGGCACTTATGTGGAGTATCTTCGGATATGCCGTACTGCTTGAATTTGGACTTGGGGTGACCATCCAGAAAAAGAGTGCCGAGCTTATGGAACACAACCGAATACATCAGCTGAGCAAACTTTTCTCCACCTATCTTGCAGTCTACTTCATCATCGCCGTCATGATTGCCTTGAGTACGATTGTATTGAGTTTCAATATAGAGTCTCTCTTTGTCCTTTCCGACACAGAAAAAGTGCATGAGTATATGCTTGCACTGCTTGTCTTCGGACTTGGCAGTGCAGCAGCGTTTTCACTCGGATTCAGTGCAGAGATACTTGTAGGACTTCATCTTCTTAAAGCAAGGAACCTTGTCAATACGCTCTTTGTCATACTCAATGCCGTTTTATTGTGGCAGTGTGTGGTATGGGACCAGCCTCTTCATATCTTTGCTGCCGTTGCGGTAGCAACACAGTTTTTGAACAATCTGCTCTTTTTGTTCGTAGCAAAACATCATGTTCGGGAACTGAAGTTCTCATGGAAGCTGATCGACTTTGGTGATGTCAGAAGATCTATGCAGTTCTCTTTAAGTGCCTATCTTATCATGTTCAGTAATATTATTATTTTCAGAACAGATCAGATCATCATCTCGGCAGTTGCCGGTGTCACATTTGTAGGACTTTACCAGATCGCAGCGAGGGTTGCAGAACTCTTTCGCCAGTTTGCCACACAGTTTCATGAAAGTTTGGGAACCAAAGCCGCCATGCTCAATGCCCGCAGTGACAAAGAGGCTCTTTCAAGCCTCCTGATGCACTCCAACAAGATCGTATCTGCGGTAGCGACTGCTCTTTTTATTCCTATGTTCCTGTTCATTGAGGAGCTTTTGATGCTATGGCTTCACATCAATGATGCACAGACTATTCTTGTAGCCAGAATACTGCTGGTCTCCATGTATGTGCTGGTAGTTTTTAGGAGCTCGATGGTACAGGTACTTTTAATGAACAACAAACATATAGAATTGATGAAAATAGGCTTACTGGAAGCAACCGTTAATGTAATACTCAGCATCATACTGGTTAAACAGTACGGTATGGTCGGAGCTGCCATAGGAACACTTCTGCCCAATGTCATTCTGGCCCTGTTTTACAATATCCCTGCGACCCTGAAATACTCCGGTGTAAATATTGGTGAATATCTAAGAGGTTATCTTTTCCCTTTTGCTGCTGTATTTGCAGGTACACTTTACCTGGGATATCTGCTCAAAGGTCTTATCGTGCCGGATGCTATCATCAAGCTGGGATTTGATGCTGTTTTGGTCATGCTTGTATTCTCTTTGGTATATGGTATCTTCACCTTTCCCAAAGAGGCTGAACTTCTGTACAAAAAGATCCGAAGAGCCTGA
- a CDS encoding glycosyltransferase family 4 protein: MRILTVTNYYPPHFIGGYEIACKETMDFLKNRGHEIMVVTSDYQKTSRKEEGILRDMHLTDYAKSSRISKKQDEYHNYKTVLETIRHFKPDLVYFWSLRGIGLLVIKAAQQQNIPYVFEIGDFWMYGYMQKGSPLKQKIKSLLPFLGYGNTSISPAICVSEWVAREMREKYGSETTYVYPNATKIPEKKISEHTEIKFVFAGRIEEEKGLDLAIEALKRFALRHPESKFILDIYGNGDPDYIAKCKDMAEPIASSVNFKGKVTSREEIYTGASALLMPTRMREPFGLVIIEAMAHGCAVIASDDYGPAEIIDHGQNGLLFETNNINDLLSQIEKVYFDKECLKKLQENGYEHVRNHYNIQKVKSKIEVLLKEIAGVHP; the protein is encoded by the coding sequence ATGCGTATTTTAACCGTAACCAACTACTATCCGCCCCACTTTATAGGCGGCTATGAGATCGCCTGTAAAGAGACGATGGATTTTCTCAAAAACAGAGGCCATGAGATCATGGTCGTGACATCCGACTATCAAAAAACATCCCGGAAAGAAGAAGGCATACTGAGGGATATGCACCTGACAGATTATGCCAAAAGTTCCCGAATATCAAAAAAACAAGACGAATACCATAACTATAAAACTGTACTGGAAACCATCAGACATTTCAAACCGGACCTGGTCTACTTCTGGTCTCTTCGGGGCATAGGACTCCTTGTTATCAAGGCCGCACAACAGCAAAATATTCCCTATGTATTTGAGATCGGAGATTTCTGGATGTACGGCTATATGCAAAAGGGCTCTCCTTTAAAGCAGAAGATCAAATCACTGCTTCCTTTTCTGGGTTACGGCAACACCTCTATCTCTCCGGCTATCTGTGTATCCGAATGGGTGGCAAGGGAGATGCGGGAGAAATACGGATCTGAAACGACATATGTATATCCAAATGCAACAAAGATCCCCGAGAAAAAGATATCAGAACATACGGAAATAAAATTTGTCTTTGCCGGAAGAATAGAAGAGGAAAAAGGGCTTGACCTTGCTATAGAGGCACTCAAAAGATTCGCCTTACGACATCCCGAAAGCAAATTCATTCTGGATATTTACGGAAACGGTGATCCGGACTATATTGCAAAGTGCAAGGATATGGCAGAACCAATAGCCTCCAGTGTAAATTTTAAAGGAAAGGTCACATCAAGAGAAGAGATCTATACCGGAGCATCCGCACTGCTGATGCCTACGAGAATGCGTGAGCCTTTCGGCCTGGTGATCATAGAGGCAATGGCTCACGGATGCGCGGTCATTGCCTCTGATGACTACGGACCGGCAGAGATCATAGATCATGGACAAAACGGTCTTCTCTTCGAAACAAACAATATCAATGACCTGTTATCGCAAATAGAAAAAGTCTACTTTGACAAAGAGTGTCTTAAAAAACTTCAGGAGAACGGATACGAACATGTCCGAAATCATTATAATATACAAAAAGTAAAAAGCAAGATAGAGGTACTTCTTAAAGAGATAGCAGGAGTCCACCCGTGA